A region of the Stieleria neptunia genome:
TCGGCAGGCGGCATCGTGGCTTGCTCTTATCAGCCAAGCTTGGGGATGCTGGCGACCATTCTCATGCTGGTCGTCAACTCTTCCATTTGCAGCCAGGGTCTCATCCAGGCGACGGCGTTGTAGGATCCGGGTTTGCCCGGGATTTCCTTGACCTCGACGCGTGCTTCGGCCAGCGGATAGCGGGCGCGGACGTCCGACGGCGGATTGGGGTCGCTGGTCACGTAGTTGTGAATCCAACGATCCAGCCAGGCTTCGCAATCGCTGGCTTCCATGAAGGAGCCAATCTTGTCGCGTCCGAGGACCTTCAAGTAGTGCGAAAAACGGCTGGTGGCCATGATGTACGGCAACCGTGCGCTGATCGCCGCGTTGGCGGTCGCTTCGGGGCGATCGTAGAGCTTGGGTTTCTGGGTCGTTTGGGCACCGAAGAAGACCGAGTAGTCGGTGTTCTTGAAGTGGCACAGGGGCAGGAACCCGAGATCGCTGAGTTCTTTTTCCCGGCGATCGGTGATGGCGATTTCGGTCGGACATTTCAAGTCCATGTCGCCGTCATCGGCCTTGAAGATATACGAGGGCAGCCCTTCGACCTTGCCGCCGTTTTCGACACCGCGGATCGTGGTGCAGAAACCGGTCTTGGCGAAGGCGTCGGTCAATTTCGCCCCCATCACGTAGGCCGTGTTCATCCAACAGAATTCGTTGTGAGCGACGTGGATGGACTCGCCTTTGTTCCCCACCGGGACTTCTTCATAGGCGAATTCGTCGATGGTCTTGGTGTTCGCACCGTAGGGCAATCGGGCCAGGGTTCGCGGCATCGTCAACACACAGAACCGGCTGTCTTCGCTCTCGCGGAAGCTTTTCCACTTGGTGTACTCGGCCGAATCAAAGATGCGGGCCAGATCACGCGGCTTGGACAGTTCCGTCCACTCGTCGAAGCCGAACAGTTGCGGCGCGGTGGCGGAGATGAAGGGGCAGAACGCCGAGGCGGCGACGCCGCTGACGTTGGTCAGCAGATCGACGTCTTCGGGGTGGTTGGTGAATTCGTAATCGCCGATCAGCGCGCCGTAGGGGGCGCCGCCGGGGGTGCCGAATTCGTCTTCATAGAGTTTTTTGAACAACTGGCTTTGGTCGAACTCGACCGCCCGGTCCATGTCTTTGAACAACTCGCGTTTGCCACAGTTGAGCACACGGATTTTCAAGGAGTCACCGGTCTCGCTGTTCTGCACCAGGTGATGCAGTCCGCGCCACGAGCCTTCCAGTTTTTGGAATTTCTCGTTGTGCATGATCGCGGCGAGCTGGGTGCTCATTTTGGCATCGATGCCGGCGATGGCGGCATTGATCGATCGCATGACATCCTTGTCAAACGTCACGGTCCCCTTCAGGGCTTCTTCGGTCAGCGTTTTGATCAGCTCTTCGGCACGCGAGCGCTCGGTTTTTTTGGTCGCCGCGATCGCGGTTTCCAAAAGACTGACGCTCTCTTCGGTCTCGGTCGTTGACTGCTGTTCAGCTTGGCCTTCGGTCTCACCGGAACTCATGGCAAGTTGACTCCTCACATCGGGGGATTG
Encoded here:
- the tssC gene encoding type VI secretion system contractile sheath large subunit; the protein is MSSGETEGQAEQQSTTETEESVSLLETAIAATKKTERSRAEELIKTLTEEALKGTVTFDKDVMRSINAAIAGIDAKMSTQLAAIMHNEKFQKLEGSWRGLHHLVQNSETGDSLKIRVLNCGKRELFKDMDRAVEFDQSQLFKKLYEDEFGTPGGAPYGALIGDYEFTNHPEDVDLLTNVSGVAASAFCPFISATAPQLFGFDEWTELSKPRDLARIFDSAEYTKWKSFRESEDSRFCVLTMPRTLARLPYGANTKTIDEFAYEEVPVGNKGESIHVAHNEFCWMNTAYVMGAKLTDAFAKTGFCTTIRGVENGGKVEGLPSYIFKADDGDMDLKCPTEIAITDRREKELSDLGFLPLCHFKNTDYSVFFGAQTTQKPKLYDRPEATANAAISARLPYIMATSRFSHYLKVLGRDKIGSFMEASDCEAWLDRWIHNYVTSDPNPPSDVRARYPLAEARVEVKEIPGKPGSYNAVAWMRPWLQMEELTTSMRMVASIPKLG